Proteins encoded together in one Terriglobus saanensis SP1PR4 window:
- a CDS encoding fumarate hydratase: MTTIPQEDFVQSIADALQHISYYHPVDYVTNLARAYELEESIAAKDAMAQILINSRMCAEGHRPICQDTGIVTIFLKIGMDVRFDAELDVQGMCDEGVRRAYALPENVLRASVLADPAFGRKNTKDNTPSCVVVELVKGDRVDVTVAAKGGGSEAKSKFAMLNPSDSVAEWVLKMVPTMGAGWCPPGMLGIGIGGTAEKAMLLAKQALMDPIDMQDLLARGPANKIEELRIDLYKRVNALGIGAQGLGGLTTVLDIKILDYPTHAANLPVAMIPNCAATRHAHFVLDGSGAATIPVPSLEDWPELTYSPMNARRADLNTITREQVAEWKTGETVLLSGKLLTGRDAAHKRMIDMLNRGEKLPVDFTNRFIYYVGPVDPVREEVVGPAGPTTATRMDKFTRQMLEQTGLLGMVGKSERGQIAIDAIRDNGAVYLMAVGGAAYLVSKAIKGSKVLAFEDLGMEAIYEFDVKDMPVTVAVDARGVSVHETGPAEWKARIAGEFGGVAILQ; this comes from the coding sequence ATGACCACGATCCCCCAGGAAGACTTCGTCCAGAGCATCGCCGACGCGCTGCAGCACATCAGCTACTACCATCCCGTCGACTACGTGACGAACCTTGCCCGGGCCTATGAGCTCGAAGAGAGCATCGCGGCCAAAGACGCGATGGCGCAGATCCTTATCAACAGCCGCATGTGCGCGGAGGGCCACAGGCCCATCTGCCAGGACACCGGCATTGTGACGATCTTCCTGAAGATCGGCATGGACGTGCGCTTCGATGCCGAGCTGGATGTGCAAGGGATGTGCGACGAGGGGGTTCGCCGGGCCTACGCTCTGCCGGAGAATGTGTTGCGTGCCAGTGTTCTGGCGGATCCGGCTTTTGGACGGAAGAATACGAAGGACAACACGCCGAGTTGTGTTGTGGTGGAACTCGTCAAGGGCGACCGGGTAGATGTGACCGTCGCGGCAAAGGGTGGTGGGAGCGAGGCAAAGAGCAAGTTTGCCATGCTGAATCCGTCGGACTCCGTTGCTGAGTGGGTGTTGAAGATGGTGCCGACGATGGGTGCGGGATGGTGTCCGCCGGGGATGCTGGGCATTGGCATAGGTGGTACAGCGGAAAAAGCGATGCTGCTGGCGAAGCAGGCATTAATGGACCCGATCGACATGCAGGACCTGCTGGCCCGTGGGCCTGCGAACAAGATTGAAGAACTACGCATCGATCTCTACAAGCGCGTGAATGCGTTGGGTATCGGAGCGCAGGGTTTGGGCGGCCTGACCACTGTTCTTGACATCAAGATTTTGGATTACCCCACGCACGCGGCGAACCTTCCCGTGGCGATGATTCCGAACTGTGCGGCGACACGCCACGCGCACTTTGTGCTGGATGGCAGCGGAGCAGCGACAATTCCCGTCCCAAGCCTGGAAGATTGGCCGGAGCTGACCTACTCGCCCATGAACGCAAGGCGCGCAGATCTGAACACAATCACACGTGAGCAGGTAGCCGAGTGGAAGACGGGCGAGACGGTCCTCCTCAGTGGCAAGCTGCTCACGGGCCGTGACGCGGCGCACAAACGGATGATCGATATGCTGAACCGCGGCGAGAAGCTGCCCGTGGATTTCACGAACCGGTTTATCTACTACGTTGGTCCTGTCGATCCGGTCCGCGAAGAAGTCGTTGGGCCCGCGGGACCTACGACTGCGACGCGTATGGATAAGTTCACGCGACAGATGCTCGAACAAACCGGGCTTCTGGGGATGGTCGGGAAGAGCGAGCGTGGACAGATCGCGATCGATGCAATTCGGGACAACGGCGCGGTGTATCTGATGGCGGTGGGTGGAGCGGCTTACCTGGTGTCGAAGGCGATCAAGGGATCGAAGGTACTGGCATTTGAGGACCTCGGCATGGAGGCTATCTACGAGTTCGACGTGAAGGACATGCCGGTGACCGTTGCGGTCGACGCACGCGGTGTAAGCGTCCACGAGACCGGACCAGCGGAGTGGAAGGCACGCATCGCGGGAGAGTTTGGCGGAGTTGCGATTCTTCAGTAG
- a CDS encoding nitroreductase family protein, protein MSDSSLETLKHGPASSGVKDLILKRWSPRAFAAKPVSKHDLRKIFTAAAWAASSYNEQPWRYLLGIKDDPDHGEAYKKIFSSLMEVNQQWAQSAPVLYAAVAKNTFSANGAPNKVAKHDVGAASATACLQAIELGIHTHGMGGFDPETLRASFAIPADFDPVAVWALGYLGDPETLPEHFKAPELAPRSRKELDEFVFTDWGEGVEF, encoded by the coding sequence ATGTCCGATAGTTCGCTCGAAACCCTCAAGCACGGCCCCGCCTCCAGCGGCGTCAAAGACCTCATTCTCAAGCGCTGGAGCCCGCGTGCCTTTGCGGCCAAGCCTGTCTCCAAACACGATCTCCGCAAGATCTTCACCGCCGCCGCATGGGCCGCCTCCAGCTACAACGAACAACCCTGGCGTTACCTGCTGGGCATCAAGGACGATCCCGACCACGGCGAGGCCTACAAGAAGATCTTCAGCAGTCTGATGGAAGTCAATCAGCAGTGGGCGCAGTCGGCTCCGGTCCTCTATGCCGCCGTTGCAAAAAACACCTTCAGTGCCAACGGTGCGCCGAACAAGGTTGCCAAGCATGACGTAGGCGCAGCTTCGGCCACGGCCTGCCTTCAAGCGATTGAACTCGGCATCCATACCCACGGCATGGGTGGTTTCGATCCAGAGACGCTGCGCGCCTCCTTCGCGATCCCTGCCGACTTCGATCCGGTTGCGGTCTGGGCGCTCGGATATCTCGGCGATCCGGAGACCCTGCCGGAGCATTTCAAGGCACCCGAACTCGCTCCGCGCTCACGGAAAGAGCTGGATGAGTTCGTGTTCACGGATTGGGGCGAAGGCGTCGAGTTCTAA
- a CDS encoding YpdA family putative bacillithiol disulfide reductase, with product MTTSAEFDVLVIGAGPTGLACAIEAQRAGLRVVLVDKGCLCNSLFHYPAHMTFFTTPELLEIGNMPFSSPNQKPTRSEALEYYRKVAEHYALDVRQYHRVEGVTGGDGDFQVKTVDRFERVVEMHAKKLVIATGYYDLPNYLSIEGEDLPKVQHYYNEPHPYFGMDVLVIGGKNSAAIAALDLWRHGAKVTLVHRAAEMHRHVKYWILPDINNRVKNGEVTAYFSSTVTKIDEDTVTLQTPEGEKTIENQFVFALTGYHPDFTFIENLGVRLDAENARCPICDPETLESNVAGIYLAGVIVAGERTNEIFIENGRFHGAQIAKDLAMKFASASPTK from the coding sequence ATGACGACTTCTGCGGAATTTGATGTGCTGGTAATTGGAGCGGGGCCTACCGGTCTGGCGTGTGCGATTGAAGCGCAGAGGGCTGGGCTGCGCGTGGTCCTGGTGGACAAGGGCTGCCTGTGCAATTCTCTCTTTCATTATCCCGCGCACATGACGTTCTTTACCACGCCGGAGTTGCTGGAGATCGGCAATATGCCCTTCAGCAGCCCGAACCAGAAGCCGACGCGGAGCGAGGCACTGGAGTATTACCGCAAGGTGGCGGAACATTACGCTCTGGACGTCCGCCAGTACCACCGCGTGGAGGGCGTCACCGGCGGAGACGGCGACTTTCAGGTGAAGACCGTAGATCGCTTTGAACGTGTTGTAGAGATGCATGCGAAGAAGCTTGTCATCGCGACCGGATATTACGATCTGCCGAACTATCTCAGCATCGAAGGCGAAGACCTGCCGAAGGTGCAGCACTATTACAACGAACCGCATCCGTACTTCGGAATGGATGTTCTTGTCATTGGGGGAAAGAATTCGGCGGCCATTGCGGCGCTCGATCTGTGGCGTCACGGGGCCAAGGTGACGCTGGTGCATCGCGCGGCCGAGATGCATCGGCACGTCAAGTACTGGATTCTTCCCGATATCAACAATCGTGTAAAGAACGGCGAAGTGACCGCCTACTTCTCCTCAACGGTCACGAAGATCGATGAAGACACGGTAACGCTGCAGACGCCCGAAGGTGAAAAGACGATTGAAAACCAGTTTGTCTTTGCTCTGACTGGATATCACCCGGACTTTACTTTCATTGAAAACCTGGGCGTGCGATTGGATGCAGAGAACGCGCGCTGCCCGATCTGCGATCCCGAAACCCTGGAGAGCAACGTTGCCGGAATTTACCTTGCGGGCGTCATCGTCGCCGGGGAACGGACCAACGAAATCTTTATTGAGAACGGACGTTTCCATGGAGCCCAAATCGCGAAGGATCTTGCGATGAAATTCGCTTCAGCGAGTCCAACCAAGTGA
- a CDS encoding sensor histidine kinase: MVISKRGWVPRTILGQLLLGTVLLQISVLTVFLWMSMRSQMRTIHRHDMARIEAQARLLARLSVNPLRRGDRAELGRLAEAMRSSTSVVGARITDMQGNVLATSEGGGSGLDADETYALNRQDRVPHFDALTTRRGSSEGMAEVMVDGQPAAVVWLLPDEDINLRSLNAFVSNALVYASCALLADFFLIGLLARSVSRPLRILNRATESLSRDPEALGAFPLPVTTRNEAGRLTQSFNAMVHDLEVQRSGLRETLALLDSMLGNAPIGFAFFDRKHRYVRINEFLSRISERPAADHLGRTMHEMYVDQDLAGRIEEVTEQVFRTGEVVHDMELTGNFGDPGLSTAKRVWICNFYPVRTGEHVRWVGLVVTEVTERARAEEAMRRSEKLAAAGRLAASIAHEINNPLESVTNLLFLLQHHPSLDPEALEYAALAQRELSRVGEITQQTLRFYRSSSRPEMVRLVDVVNSVLALHTGRMQSAGVRVERRVDATAEIFGFTGELRQLLANLVGNAVDAMSPDGLLRIRVRKATLHGVEGVRVTVADTGTGMSEEVRQRIFEPFYTTKEATGTGLGLWVSAEIVEKHQGVLRLRSSQIEAGSACSGTVFSIFFPQQAVSEVPVIVLNASR, translated from the coding sequence ATGGTGATCTCCAAGCGTGGATGGGTTCCACGGACGATTCTCGGGCAGCTTCTCCTGGGCACGGTCCTGTTGCAGATCTCTGTACTCACGGTATTTTTGTGGATGAGTATGCGGTCGCAGATGCGAACGATCCATCGGCACGATATGGCGCGCATCGAAGCGCAGGCCCGTTTATTGGCCCGCCTGAGTGTCAATCCTCTTCGTCGAGGAGACAGGGCGGAACTGGGACGGCTGGCGGAGGCTATGCGGTCCTCTACCTCCGTAGTGGGTGCACGCATTACAGATATGCAAGGCAACGTCCTGGCTACGAGCGAAGGTGGGGGCTCCGGTCTGGATGCTGATGAAACCTACGCGTTAAATCGCCAGGACCGCGTTCCGCACTTCGATGCCCTCACGACGCGGAGAGGGAGCAGCGAGGGGATGGCGGAGGTGATGGTCGATGGGCAGCCCGCGGCGGTCGTCTGGCTGCTACCCGACGAAGACATCAACCTGCGTTCGCTGAATGCTTTTGTCAGCAATGCCCTGGTGTATGCGTCTTGCGCCTTGCTTGCGGACTTCTTTTTGATCGGTCTGCTGGCCCGCTCCGTCTCTCGGCCCTTGCGCATCTTGAATCGGGCGACAGAGAGTCTGAGCCGCGATCCCGAAGCCCTCGGCGCATTTCCGCTTCCCGTCACCACGCGGAACGAAGCGGGACGACTCACGCAGAGTTTTAACGCGATGGTCCATGATCTGGAAGTCCAGAGGAGCGGTCTGCGTGAAACTCTGGCCCTGCTGGACTCTATGCTGGGCAACGCCCCGATCGGGTTTGCCTTCTTCGATCGGAAGCACCGGTATGTGCGCATCAATGAGTTCCTCTCTCGCATCAGCGAGCGTCCAGCGGCTGACCATCTTGGACGAACCATGCATGAGATGTATGTCGATCAGGATCTTGCTGGTCGGATCGAAGAAGTCACAGAGCAAGTGTTTAGGACCGGCGAAGTGGTCCATGACATGGAACTCACGGGGAACTTCGGAGATCCCGGTCTGTCCACGGCAAAGCGCGTGTGGATCTGCAACTTCTATCCGGTGCGGACTGGAGAGCATGTTCGTTGGGTCGGTCTCGTGGTGACAGAAGTAACTGAGCGTGCGCGGGCGGAAGAGGCGATGCGTCGCTCCGAGAAGCTGGCTGCGGCAGGACGGCTTGCGGCGTCTATCGCGCATGAGATCAATAATCCGCTCGAGAGTGTTACAAACCTTCTGTTTCTCCTGCAACATCATCCTTCGCTCGATCCTGAAGCGCTGGAGTACGCCGCTCTGGCACAGCGTGAGTTGTCGCGTGTGGGAGAGATCACCCAGCAGACGCTGCGGTTCTACCGTTCTTCTTCCAGGCCAGAGATGGTGCGTCTGGTCGATGTAGTGAACTCGGTTCTGGCACTGCACACGGGACGCATGCAGAGTGCCGGTGTGAGGGTAGAGCGACGCGTCGATGCGACGGCGGAGATCTTTGGATTCACCGGCGAACTTCGGCAGCTACTGGCGAACCTGGTAGGCAACGCGGTGGACGCGATGTCACCCGATGGCCTACTGCGTATCCGCGTGCGCAAAGCGACGTTGCATGGTGTCGAGGGCGTTCGCGTCACCGTAGCGGATACAGGCACCGGTATGAGCGAGGAAGTCCGCCAACGCATCTTCGAGCCATTCTACACGACGAAAGAAGCGACAGGAACGGGGTTAGGGCTCTGGGTCAGTGCTGAGATTGTCGAAAAACACCAGGGTGTCTTGCGTCTTCGCAGCAGCCAGATTGAGGCAGGCAGCGCCTGCTCTGGAACGGTCTTCAGTATCTTTTTTCCACAACAGGCTGTTTCGGAAGTTCCTGTGATCGTTCTGAACGCTAGCCGATAA
- a CDS encoding ABC transporter permease, producing the protein MSTEIATRPFTQYARAFRGLFLRDLYVLRREMFPFVIRVCMNPLLFLFVFTYIMPHMSGGASLSPTAGMAGPGFSTVLLPGLMAVAIMFSGIAAVALPLAQEFGITREIDDRVMCPLPTGAVAIEKICFSAMQSMIAAIVVFPLAYYVPTQHPLFHVTSWPFLIAVLVLASLTAGALGMTIGTSVKPQQIGLIFGVVVMPITFLGCVYYPWAALIHIRWLQIGVLVNPIVYMSEGLRAALTPALPHMNEAGILFMLVGFLALLTWLGIRGFLRRVIG; encoded by the coding sequence ATGAGCACCGAGATAGCAACCCGACCCTTTACCCAGTACGCGCGCGCCTTTCGCGGTCTCTTTCTGCGCGACCTCTATGTGCTGCGCCGCGAGATGTTTCCCTTCGTCATTCGCGTCTGCATGAATCCGCTTCTGTTTCTCTTCGTTTTCACCTACATCATGCCGCACATGTCCGGCGGGGCGAGCCTTTCGCCGACTGCAGGCATGGCCGGTCCGGGCTTCTCGACGGTGCTGCTGCCCGGATTGATGGCGGTGGCCATCATGTTCTCGGGTATCGCCGCCGTGGCGCTTCCGCTGGCTCAGGAGTTCGGGATTACGCGCGAGATCGATGACCGCGTCATGTGCCCTCTGCCAACGGGCGCCGTCGCCATCGAGAAGATCTGTTTCTCCGCCATGCAAAGCATGATCGCTGCCATCGTCGTCTTCCCTCTCGCGTACTATGTGCCGACGCAGCATCCCCTCTTTCACGTCACCAGCTGGCCCTTCCTGATCGCTGTGCTGGTTCTGGCTTCGCTGACTGCAGGCGCTTTGGGAATGACCATTGGAACCTCCGTCAAGCCGCAGCAGATCGGCCTGATCTTCGGCGTGGTCGTCATGCCGATCACCTTCCTCGGCTGTGTCTACTACCCCTGGGCCGCACTGATCCATATCCGTTGGTTGCAGATTGGTGTGCTGGTGAATCCGATTGTGTACATGTCCGAAGGTCTGCGTGCCGCCCTGACGCCAGCGCTTCCTCACATGAACGAAGCTGGAATTCTGTTCATGCTGGTCGGATTTCTGGCGCTGCTCACATGGCTGGGCATACGCGGATTTCTTCGCCGCGTTATCGGCTAG
- a CDS encoding ABC transporter ATP-binding protein translates to MTFQDQTGPSQSAIVSLRGLRKVYEGKQPVTAVDNIDLDVRPGQIYGLLGPNGAGKTTTISICTTRALPTAGTAMIAGIDVVRNPSMARKHIGVVPQYNTLDRACTIFENIHFHCQYFGFSSVEATARTRQLLEQFHLTERSSAYPSELSGGLAQRVQIARAIAHRPSVLFLDEPSAGLDPQSRIAMWDAVKRLHEEGITVVLTTHYMEEADELCDRLAIIDHGRILVEDTPEALKNSVGAETIYELDLRDDANDLLQRFAQMNGVANVECTGKLLRVLAHSSDGLLSEIVSSAQPFGLRDMRITQPTLETVFIRLTGRDLRE, encoded by the coding sequence GTGACATTTCAGGATCAAACTGGGCCATCCCAAAGCGCTATCGTCTCTCTTCGCGGCCTCCGCAAAGTCTATGAGGGGAAACAGCCTGTAACCGCCGTCGATAATATCGATCTGGATGTTCGGCCGGGACAGATTTACGGTCTGCTGGGCCCGAACGGTGCAGGCAAGACCACCACGATCTCGATCTGCACCACACGCGCTTTGCCCACAGCAGGCACCGCGATGATCGCTGGCATCGATGTGGTTCGCAACCCCTCCATGGCGCGCAAGCACATCGGTGTAGTGCCGCAGTACAACACCCTCGACCGCGCCTGTACGATCTTTGAGAACATCCACTTTCACTGCCAGTATTTCGGTTTCTCTTCTGTAGAAGCAACCGCACGCACCCGCCAGCTTCTGGAGCAGTTTCACCTCACGGAGCGTTCATCCGCGTATCCTTCAGAGCTCTCCGGCGGCCTGGCTCAGCGTGTTCAAATCGCACGTGCGATTGCACACAGGCCCAGCGTTCTGTTCCTCGACGAACCCTCGGCAGGTCTCGATCCGCAGAGTCGTATCGCCATGTGGGACGCGGTCAAGCGTCTCCATGAAGAAGGCATCACCGTCGTCCTGACCACGCACTACATGGAAGAGGCCGACGAACTCTGCGACCGTCTTGCGATCATCGACCATGGCCGCATCCTGGTGGAAGACACACCTGAAGCTCTGAAGAACTCCGTTGGCGCAGAGACGATCTACGAGCTTGACCTTCGCGACGACGCGAACGATCTTCTCCAGCGGTTTGCGCAGATGAACGGCGTCGCGAACGTCGAATGCACCGGCAAACTCCTTCGCGTCCTGGCGCACTCCTCGGATGGCCTGCTCTCGGAGATCGTATCTTCCGCACAGCCCTTTGGCCTGCGCGATATGCGCATCACCCAGCCCACGCTGGAAACCGTATTTATCCGCCTGACCGGGCGCGACCTGAGAGAGTAA
- a CDS encoding efflux RND transporter periplasmic adaptor subunit: MSHTMSDTVQPVKPAGRGPVAVAGGAFLLLVLVGIVFLIPKLHHNHELADQAVQTTTEIPVHTVVIASGTADTKLDLPGTVQAFEQTPVFARTSGYVTKRFVDIGDHVKRGQLLAIIEDPTTQQSLRQAQATVLQMKAQLMQQQANAKLSTANGARWQQLYQAGVVSKVDAETRTAESGANDAAVEAARANIAAAEANVRSLEEQAGFSRVTAPFAGIVLSRNIDTGSLISSGSLNSVTQMFTIGQASMVRIFANVPQSMAGAVSAAKSATIHVRELPGRTFPGTITRTSNSLDPATRTLLTEIDLPNPDGKILPGMYADVQFDTPLAMKPVLLPANALVVRSVGPQAVVMDANHIVHYRAIVLGRDFGAYTEVVSGLKPGDVVVISPGDAVVDGAKVEPEKS; encoded by the coding sequence ATGTCTCATACGATGTCCGATACCGTTCAACCCGTGAAGCCCGCTGGTCGCGGCCCTGTCGCCGTTGCTGGAGGCGCGTTTCTTCTGCTGGTCCTCGTCGGGATCGTCTTTTTGATTCCGAAGTTGCATCACAACCATGAACTCGCCGATCAGGCCGTCCAGACGACGACTGAGATCCCCGTGCATACGGTCGTGATCGCCTCCGGAACAGCGGACACCAAGCTGGACCTGCCCGGAACGGTGCAGGCGTTTGAACAGACGCCCGTCTTCGCGCGTACGTCTGGCTATGTGACCAAGCGTTTCGTGGACATCGGCGACCACGTCAAAAGGGGTCAGCTCCTTGCCATCATCGAAGATCCCACCACCCAGCAGTCCCTGCGGCAGGCGCAGGCGACCGTGTTGCAGATGAAGGCGCAGCTTATGCAGCAGCAGGCCAACGCAAAGCTCTCCACAGCAAACGGCGCCCGGTGGCAGCAGCTTTACCAGGCGGGTGTGGTCTCAAAGGTCGACGCGGAGACCCGCACTGCGGAGTCCGGTGCAAATGATGCAGCCGTGGAGGCCGCTCGCGCCAATATCGCCGCAGCAGAAGCCAATGTCCGCTCGCTGGAAGAGCAGGCCGGCTTTTCCAGGGTTACAGCTCCCTTTGCCGGTATCGTTCTTTCGCGCAACATCGACACGGGTTCGCTCATTAGCTCGGGTTCGCTGAACTCCGTGACCCAGATGTTCACGATCGGCCAGGCCAGCATGGTGCGTATCTTTGCCAATGTCCCGCAGTCGATGGCGGGCGCTGTCTCTGCCGCGAAGTCCGCCACCATCCACGTGCGCGAGCTTCCAGGACGCACCTTTCCCGGCACCATCACGCGGACTTCAAACTCTCTCGATCCCGCCACGCGGACGTTGCTGACCGAGATCGATCTTCCGAATCCCGACGGCAAGATCCTGCCCGGCATGTACGCCGACGTCCAGTTCGATACTCCCCTTGCCATGAAGCCGGTCCTGCTTCCCGCCAATGCGCTCGTGGTCCGCTCCGTGGGGCCGCAGGCCGTCGTGATGGATGCCAACCATATCGTGCATTACCGTGCGATCGTTCTCGGTCGCGACTTCGGTGCATACACAGAGGTGGTCTCCGGCTTGAAACCAGGAGATGTTGTGGTCATCAGCCCCGGCGATGCAGTGGTCGATGGCGCAAAAGTCGAGCCGGAAAAGTCCTAA